The sequence CAAATTTAAATATAAGTCCGTGCATCGCACGGATTTAACACTAGTATTTGAACAAATTTAAACCTAAAATCAATTCAATAAAAAATCATCTTTAAAAATAGTTTGATTTCATCCAAAACTAATTAGTTTCTATGAAAGAGGTAAATCTCAAATTTATACCCAAAAAATTTTTACACTGATAAAATGGTATCTGACttttgttattaacaaaatagtcccaaaaaattttaaaatttgacaaaatcacCTAACCGTGAAAAGATGACGTCACAGTGAACGAAAAAGGGCAGATGTGGCCGTCGCCGAAGCTCTTGCCACCATCGGAGCTTTCTTCTGACGGCCACATCGACATTTTCTGTGTGACGTCATCTTTTCACAGTTGGatgattttgtcaaattttaaaattttccagagaactattttgtcaataactaGGAGTGAACGTGGATCGAATATGACCAAAATTTCGATCTGATATGCACTAAAATTATCGGGTTAGATTGGATCCAATATCCGCAGTTTTAATGTTTGGATCCAATTCGATTCGATTATCGAATATATtcgcaaaatacaaaaatatttttaaaagcttatttttattaaaaaatatcaataaaatttattttttctatttttttaaataataaattaaaataatataacatatataataattattagttgaaataaaatataaaaaaaatttacttatttatttctttatttttgcagaTACGCGGATATGTGGATACCTACACAAAATTCATAATCCGATCCTATTAGTGTACGGATAAGATCCGATCCAATAGCCTTGCAGATTAgatccatatccgcaattttcggatcgaaTTTAGATAAATACCACGGATATGCGAATCGAGTctgatccatgaacacccctacaaTAATAAaagtcaggtaccattttgtcaCCGTCAAAATCTTTCGGATACCGATTTGATATTTACGTCTAAATTATGTTTCCTTATCTTTACTAGCCTAAATTATGTTTCCTTATCTTTACTAGCCCCGCCGGCGCCCGCTAGAAAACCACCACACATTGCCGATAACTATTATCTCATCATTGCCAAATGCCAATCGCTATGGGCACGTGGAATCAATCCATACGTCAACAGATAAGATATCACCACTATTGTTCCAACgttcttcaaagttcaaaccaCCAAAAGTTACAAAATAGTCGCAATATTTCAAAGGTCATCACGTGCTTTGCTTTCTAACAGTGCATCGATAAACAAATTATATTTATGTCTAATTTCATAATCAATTAAACATTTATATGATTTCAAGatacattttttattttcaaataattgAGGTTATCCTAAAAAGTATTTAATTTCATCATttcaaaatacattaaattatGTTTTTGAATTTGGCCAACATTGGAAATTACAATTGATTTATAGATACATCTCAAACATTCAATGTTTGTCACAAACTCTGGCAGCAGCCTTAGTAGGCCAAAAACAAACCCCTCTCAAGGATCCTTGTATGGTTTCCACGCATTTCAAGCAATGTTTTTGACATTTTATATCGGTGGAAAAGGGAAGGAAAGATAAGGGGTTTTGAACAATAGAATCAAGAAGGGAAAAGGAGGACTCATTACTTTCCAAAAAGGCTTATTCAATGATGaactacaataataataataataataataacaacaataatatatGCTCGAACAGAATTTTGAACAACATGCAAGATTGCAATTGGAATGAAAGTATAGCGAAGAAACTAATCTAAGAAGCAGCACATATCTAACCTTATTTGTTCTGGTGTAGCAAAAGCTAACAGGCCCGCAAAAATTGAAGAGGTAGGTATTAGCCAGCAACCCTGATTTTCATTTTTAAATACATGATCACCACCATGGTAGAACATATTAAGGACAAAGCATGAGCTGAGTTGAGTATTATTTCTCAGAAGCCACGGTCCTCAGTGGATGATGGCAAATACTATAAATGGCACCACTTGACAACATGTGCTGGTATATGTAGAGATATCATACATCGGCGCTTCTAAATCCATGTGTCATCTCAATCAGTGATCTGGTCATAGCCCCCGTTCTCTGGAGATTGGTGGGCCCCCGGACCTGTTCTTCCTGCACACAGGAAATGTCTGCCTTAAACCACAGAAAAGGAAAGTGTGTAGGTTTTGCTGACACCTCTGGGGTTCATACCTGTCATCTCATAGCCGGAATTTCTTGATTCCGGATGGCTTCCCCAGTCTGTTGACCGGGGAGGCGTCATGTGCAAACCAAGCTGTTGAATCATGTAATGACTTCCCCCCATAGTTTGATGCTCTTCATTTCCCCGGATTGGATTTCCACTAGTAGAGTCAACTGGGCGGTAACCTAAGCTTGATACCGAGTCACCAACTGGTGACGGCAACTTACTAGCAGAGGCATCACCTTTTGCACCAGGACCACTATCCTTCTTGGAGTCAACAAAAAATGTACCGACAATAACCTGAAGTGAATACCATTTAACAAAAGTGACTTCATGGAGTATTTCATATCAGACTGCTTGGTAGTAGAGGAAATAGTACGCACAAAAGTAATAAAGGTTGAAATTTGACAAcgcatatatttttgtttttcattctaACATTTTCTCctatatctttatctttattctAACCAAGGACAACCGTAGATGTTGTCCCCCCACGGGcgctttctcctcctcctctctcaCTAAAAAGCACAATCACATTTCTGTTCTGAGAATAGATGCAAACATGCGAAGAAGAGTATGTTTCAACACTCACGGATGCAAGTTCTTTAAAAAGAAAGGATGAAGATACTGATAAaggtaaaagaaaagaaagatgtaAGGCGAAGAAACAAAATCTTGTATATCCCACCTACAAAGTTCATCCATAGTCCTGAAATTACCTGAACTGGACCAGCCGCTTTAAGGGGTCCACCAACTCCACCACCAATTATTTGCCCATCAGTATTAGATAAGCATACACTCAGACCACCAGATCGATTTCCAAGTTCATTACGAACATAGGAACCAGTAAGAGAAATAATATCAAACCGACCCTGATATTAAAGCAAGAAATACTTAAATATAGTAAAGCTGAGATAAATGTACTATGAGGGACTGAAATATGAAAATCAAAAATGAAAAGACAGCCTTTTCAAttaagaaaagcaattaaatagTAAAGATCAATTTAATCACATATTCAGTAATTATGCATGTACAAATCAATATCTTAATAATTTAGTGATAATGTAGGAACATGATAGTACTATAACTACTGCTTCATTGGCACTAACTTTAAAAGTTATTATTCAAGACCTAATATACAGAGTTTCAATCGAGGCTCTTCTTGTTATCTGTACTCTTTAAGGTAATTAAAGAGTGAAGACCAAGTTTCTAACAGGAAGTGGGTGCAAGAGCTATCAACATAAAATGAGACTACTCTGAACATCAGATAAATTTCTCCATAGCTCTTGCATTTATACAAACAACCCATAAACACATGCATGTGTATGCATAACTAAAAATGGAGAAAGAAATAGGATGATTGAGAACATTGAGAAAATATTGAGGGAGAAAAAAGCCTTGCCATTTCTATTAGAGATCAGTTCAAATGTGCAAAATTTAATCACCTAATTTAGTCACAATAGTAAAAATATTGAACAAAATGAAAAAATCAAAAGAGAACAAAGAAGATTTTGAGCCATTTGCATAATGAAACTGAAATCAGATTTTAAAGGTTGCAATGGTTGCATTTCCTTTCGAAGATCATTTGAAGTACAGGGATCTGTGACAAAATTACAGTGCTCAATATTTTACCTCATATGTAACGTTGCCTCCTGAGGTTGCTGGCTGACGAAGAGAGGCATTGGATATGGAACCAGATGCAGACAAAATGCACATCTCACGCTTACTTTGTTGCataaataacataattttttggcCAACATCCTGTTGATTACATGTTCAAGTAATTATGGAAGCATCACAGAACAGAGTAAAAATGAACTTAATAAAATTaggaaaatggaaggagaaaaaaTGGGACATAGGTTATAAATCAAGACAGATTAATTAAACCCTGTGACTATTCACATCATTCAGTCAAAGGTTAGCTGTAGCTATTAGGCACACCAATTGTGCCTCACCTGGATCCATTGATGGCCCCATTAAGCATGTGTAACCTGGTTAACTTTGCAATCAATTGTCAATAGACCAGTTGTGAGCTGTGATGCGTGTCCCCTAAAGAAAGGGTTCCTGAGTTCCAGTAGAATGCCCCCTCCCAATACACCCTCTCAATTACAAGAGACATTGCCACATTATTTAATCAAATCTCCTCCCATCAACTCACTACTCATTTAAAACTTAATCTACCAAGAAACTATCATTTTACAAGGCTAAAATCAGCAATAAAACATAAACATAGGAAGTCACATGAAAAAAGTTGAGTCTCTATGAGACACTGGTGATTGATAAGAAAGATCAGTTCTCCAATTGAAATCTCAGTAGGAATAACCATGGTGATAAGACTAAGGGAGAGCTAAGATTTTCTCTTTTCTCCCTTCCTTTAGGGAGAAGGAAGGAGTGTGGAGAATAGAAAGAAATCCAACTATAATGGTGAGCCTAGTCACTGGATAGTACATACAACATGGTTGGTATCTATGCGCATTGTGCACCAAGGGTTGTCAGGCAAGATGTGCCTAGATGTATATAAGCTTATTAAACCTATGGGGCTCCAATTTTGTCTGCTATAATCACAGGTTACATACTCACCATGTGCAGCAAGCAGATACAGAAATCTAAAATTCAAGAAACAAATGTTCCGGGACTGAGAATGATGCATACCTCACCAGCAGCTACAGCAATGACATGCGGAGTGAAGCCTTGTCCTGCATTGCCTGCATCACCCATTGACAACAGAAGCATCAAAATAAAAGTCTAGACTCTACCATGCACTCAATACCATTGTTTAGTTTGTAAGATGGTGTGATGGATTCACAGTTTACTTTCACCCACTACTCTTGAGGAAACACGaaataattgcaaaagaaataagtGAATGCCAAATTTTTGTATGGAATTTTCATAAATTTTCAACATTGATGGCATAAACCACAAACTTGACTTTGTTAACAAATTAGTAGCAATAAGCTGCACAACCTCGAAACTGAATAAATGGCATTTCACACAAGTTATTAAATATAAGTTTCTCCACTGAATCTAATAAACCACCCATGGAGTGGGCAAAAAGGCCAAGGTAAAATCTGACTCTGCATgcgaaattgaaaacaaaagcaTAACATAGTAGCATACACCAGCAAACATATGAACTCCATTACACTTGAAATCAGAAGGCATTCACTGCCATTAACACCTATAATTCATGCTTTCCTTACTTAGATCAAGGCTAGCACTATCTGTGGCTAAATTCACTCATTGTGAACCACTTCTATACTGTTAactgttaaaaaattatttaagatgAAGCcaatataggaaaaagaaaatgttCACTATTTTACTGAATATTGTTTAAGTTGCTAAAGCACAAACTATTATTTCTTACTCTTCGACTTTTGAAGTGAAAAAAATGAAATGCTATGTGCACAAAACAGACAGCAAGAAATACAGTGGTATGAACACTACTAATCAGTCTTTTTCCATAAGACTGATCATGTTTCGCAGGAAGCATATCATTTCTGTTGCGGTGTATCCAAGAAAATTAATATTAAGCAGAGTTAAAATTTTTAGTACTAACATTTCAATACAATACTGCTAAGAAGGATCATCAGTTGCCAATTTCTGTTGACCAGCCAggcataaaaaatttggtcatgcAATAGAATAATAATATATTCCAAAAAGCACCAAATGAGAACTCAGAACTCAAAGCAATAatgcattttattttaataaaaataaatggtTAAACAATGACCAAGACCAATTCAATTATGAACCATAAAAGAAGAATATTCAATTAACCACCAGAAACTTAGAATAAGAAGCAGCTCTTAAAACttaaaagcaatgctttttcagAGGTATATGCCCAACACGTCGAACAAACAACATGCAgggccaaaaaaaaaaatccaaactttAAATTAAGCTCATCCACCTAACTAACACAATAGAAATCCCTCATTTGCTAACGAAATCGCAAATAGAAACCCTACGAATTGGTAAAATAACAAAGCAACAGAGAGGAAAATCGAATTAGAGAAGCTGACCTAAACCAAAGGAGTGCGATTTCTTGGAAGAGGAGGAAGGAAACGAGGAACCACCCAAGGCACGAGGCTGGTGAGGAAGGGATTTCTTTGCGGCGGAGGAAGAGGAGGTTGGGGAGAAGGAGTGAGCGGCGGAAGATGACGTCGTAGAGGCTTTCTTCGCAGCGAGGGCTTGCTCGGGAGTACCGTACTTGCGAGGCCGACCTCTCTTCCTCTTCGCCGGTGGCTCCACCAGCTGCGACGACACCGCCGACGGCACCGTGTGAGGGTACAACATGTGCGAGTGGGCCCCATCGGTGTTCCCTAAAAGGCCGTTGGTCGGCGAAACCGCCGTCGTGGCTCCCACGCCGGAGGGCGCGGCGGCGCTCTGGTGGTGCTGCTGGTGGTGATGCTGTTGCTGGTGGTggtgctgttgttgttgttggtggaAGTAGGAGCTGAGTTGGTTGTCATTAggttccatttttttttttttagttttttcttttttcttttttttaatttgttggagTAAAGAAGGGAGAAACGTGGGTGTGTGTCAGTGTGGTGCTGCGAGGGCAGCCACTgcgaaattattttatttttttaaaaaaagaaattgtGTTTTTTTCTAACCAACAAAAAATACTTTATCGGTGTTATCTATGAAGAATGGTGGGTTTTCAACCGTCGGATTGGTGTTTTTGTTTGATACTTTTTGAGTTTTGACCCTTCGTTATATCTGctccttttttttataaatttatttatttattatgggAAAGGGGTCAGACGTGGGTATTTGTATGGGTGACAAAGAAGCAGTGAGAAGAACTGACACTGACATGTCAAATTACAATGTTACGATCCGAATTCATTCGGATTTGGTTCCTATCCGACCCGATATTTCTTCAATTGTATTAACCGTAAAGTATAAAGGTTTTACAAGATAATAACtagatttatatatttaaatattttttaattagaaaatttaaaaaaaaatatttttattaaNNNNNNNNNNNNNNNNNNNNNNNNNNNNNNNNNNNNNNNNNNNNNNNNNNNNNNNNNNNNNNNNNNNNNNNNNNNNNNNNNNNNNNNNNNNNNNNNNNNNNNNNNNNNNNNNNNNNNNNNNNNNNNNNNNNNNNNNNNNNNNNNNNNNNNNNNNNNNNNNNNNNNNNNNNNNNNNNNNNNNNNNNNNNNNNNNNNNNNNNNNNNNNNNNNNNNNNNNNNNNNagttaattatattattaaaaagaattttatggatagtttaaaatctcacaaatacaaataaaattctCACAAAACTAATTTTCGTTACTATTTAACAAactttgtaacaaaaaaatcgcattttataaaatgaaaaagttaaTAACCGAAatgtctctttttcttttttaacaaAAAGCGccttattttttgtaaaaaataaacgAAAATCGAGTTGAGCATTTACTGTTGTTTTTTTGTAAAATGCTATTTTGTCAACGAAAATATTAGCTGACaattgttgtaaaataaataaataagaaagatataacaaatataaaataagagGTATAATTATATAATCCTAATAGTAATATCTACTATAATTATTATCACAATATAATAGATGTATTTACTAATATTGTAGTAAAGTATATAAGAGAGAAAATAGTAAAATAGAGAGAGTAAAGAATGTTTTATTATTAGTAGTTATGTGTACGTACTATCACAAACTCATGCTCTATTTATACTTGTCCAAGATTCCCCTTTTCAAACTTCATTAATATAAAGTCTATCATAGGGAAACAAAGCACCGCTTATAGTTAATATTGCACAGTCCAACGTGGTCATCCACATCCTTATctcaacactcccccttggatgaccatttaggattattgcctcgttaaaaccttactaaaagaAAACCCTGTGGGAAAaatcttagtgaaggaaaaagagtacaatatcctttatgatgggaactgcctcattaaaaaccttgtcaagaaaatccaatggaaaaaaaacctgaccaaggaaaaaagagtacagtctccccctcttgtcaacatcatttaatatctcgaaatcggcgcatcccaatctcatgtaccaatctttcaaaggaggattttgggagtgactttgtaaataaatctgccagattgtcacttgagcggatctgttggacatcaattgtcccttgattttgaagatcatgagtgaagaaaaatttgggagaaatatgctttgttctatcacctttgatgtatccgcctttaagttgagcaatacatgctgtattatcttcaaacaggacagtttgagctatcttatgatcaattagtccacatgatgacagaatatattggatcaaactcctgagccaaaaacactcgcgacttgcttcatgaatcgctagtatttcagcatgattagaggaggttgctgctatcgtctgtttcgtggacctccatgatatagctgtaccaccatatgtgaacaggtatcctgtttgagatctccctttgtgtggatcagacaagtatccagcatctacatagccaactagttgtgacttggatccatagggataaaacaatcccatatcaaccgtcccatgaagatatcgaaatatttgcttgattccactccaatgtcttctggttggagaggaactatgcattgctagtaaattcacagtaaatgatatatcgggtcttgTATTATTaacaagatacattagtgctccaatgacactaagatatggtacttcaggaccaatgatatcttcattttcttttttaggacggaattgatccttctccacatccaaagatcttactaTCATTagggtactcaagggatgtgacttatccatataaaatcttttcaagatcttttcagtgtatgttgtttgatgaataaagatcccattttttatatgctcgatttgcaggccgagacaaaatttagtcctttcaagatctttcatctcaaactcttcttttagagtttttataattgttggaatctcttcaagagttccaatgatatttaaatcatcaacgtacacatcaattataatgaatccagatgtagttttctttatgaaaacacatggacagatatcatcattcttgaatccatttttggccagatactcagtaagacgattataccacattcgtccagattgcttcagactatataaagatctttgcaatttgactgagtataacccttgtgaatattcattggatggtttagatatctttagtccttcaggaactttcatatagatatcccgatctaatgagccgtataagtaggctgttaccacatccattaaatgcatatgcaatttatgatattcagataaactgaccaaataacgcaatgttatcacATCCACTACaagggaatacgtttcttcataatctataccgggcctttgtgaaaaaccttgtgccacaagtcgggttTTGTagtgcacaacttcatttttctcatttcattttctcacaaatacccatcggtatccaacaggttttacatctgcaggtgtacggactacaggtccaaagacttcacgttttgcaagtgagtctaattcagccttcatggcttcttcccattttggtcaatcattcctttgttgacattcttcgactgatcttggctcaatatccttactttcatgcatgatatttaatgccacattatatgcaaatatttcattgacaattgtcttatttcggtcccatttctctcctgtaaagacataatttatcgagatctcgtcattttcacaattttcaggtacctgaacgtcttctggcgttaaaactatatcagaattttggacaactgcaggtgtctttactatgtctttttcaacaggaatcgtatttacctcttttctctttcgaggatttttatctttggaaccaacaggcctgccacgcttctggcgtgaatttgcttcagtggctacttgtcctactgggacatcaattcgaattggggcattttccgctggtatataagatttggttatcctctttgtatcggaaaatgcatcaggcaattcatttgctattctttgcaaatgtataatcttttgaacttctagttcacattgccctgatcaaggatctaaatgcatcaacgatgacgcattccaattaagttccttttcaggaagcttattctctccccctaatgttggaaattttgattcatcaaaatgacaatccgcaaactgggctttaaatacatctccagtttgtatctcaagacacctcactatagagggagaatcatatccaatatatatccccaattttctttggggtcccattttggtgcgattaggtggtgtaatgggaacatatatcgcacacccaaatattcttaaatgaaaaatattttgctgctggccaaaagctaattgcataggagagaactgatggtaactcgttggcctcaaacgaataagtgctgcagcatgtaaaacagcatgcccccaaaccgaggttgggagatttgttttcataagtaagggtctagcaattaattggaggcgtttaataagtgattctgctaacccattttgtgtgtgaacataagctactggatgttcaacacttattccattagccatacaataagcatcaaaagcttgggaagtaaattcaccaatattatcaagacgaattattttaattgaattttctagaaattgtgcttttaatcgaataatttgagccaataATCtcacaaacgccaggttgcgagaagataataagcacacatgtgaccatctcgaagatgcgtctattagaaccataaaatatctaaaagatccacatggtggatgaataggtccacatatatcaccttgaatcctttctaagaattcaggggactcaaatccaatctttactggtgatgaccttaaaattaacttcccttgagaacatgcagcacaacaaaattcactagatttaagaatcttctggttctttagtgaatgtccatgagagttttcaataattctcctcatcatggttgttctcgaatgacccaatctatcatgcaagttatgaattcatttgggcttgtaaacttctggtttacaattgcatgtgattcaattgcactaatcttggtataatacaacccagatgaaagtgagggtaatttttctaatataactttcttatttgaatcatgagttgtgatacataaatactcatgatttccctcattcattgtctcaacatgatatccatttcggcgaatatctttgaaacttaacaagttcctcagggacttggtagataatagtgcattatttattatgaattttgttcctccgggaaacaaaattatagctcttctggagccttctatcacattgcctgagccaatgatagtattaacatattccttttttggcacaagatgggtaaaatatatatcacttttgagaatggtgtgcgaacttgcactatctgcaaggcatacatcttcattatatatccttgccattttcttcaaagacaaataataataacatgAGTAGTATGCatagttaaattgaatacttgatcgaaattatttttctaagaaatactatacataaaaataatgtcatatactaaaattttattttaaaatttgacacatttaatgatttcaaaattcataaatattaatatttcattatttatatacatcacatttgaaacttaaatatataggaaataaaacttaacaataagttttttacattatttatttacatagatacttcacaatcccacatattaaactattccatcattgatcaaatgaccaatatttccttcagggtcctcaaagaaatcagatacatcataatgagtggtgaaattttcaacattatttgaaacaaaattcgaCTCTTTTCCCttgtcgtcctttttcaaagatgcttggtaaagatcgactaggtgccttggggtacggcaggtacgtgaccaatggccatttccaccacaacggaaacacttatctTCTGTTGATTTATTATGCccgatatttctttctttatcccacttctggtgagatcctctcttttgaatataatttttttccttctataatttttcttgttattaaaaccttgccatttacctcttctggggtaatttgccgcatttacttcaggaaattgAGCGGCGCCAGCTGGACGCGCTTCATGATTCTTTAAGAGTaattcattgttgcgttcagcaacaagaaggcaagaaattaactcagaatattttttaaaccctttttctcgatactgctgctgtaggagcacattcgaggcatggaaggttgagaaagttttctccaacatatcatgatcagttatcttttttccacataatttcattcgtgaggtgattcgaaacattgcagaattatatttatttatagatttaaaatcttgtagacgcaagtgcgtccattcatatcgagtttgaggaagtatcaccgttttttgatgattatacctttcttcaaggtctttccaaagatcctgcaagatcttttaatgtgagatattcatttttcaatccttcgtcaagatgacgacgaagaaaaatcatggctttggttTTATCCTTCtgagatgcattattttcagccttaatggtatctccaagatccattgaatcaagatgaatttcagcatctagtatccatgataaataattgtttccagatatatcaagagcattgaattcaagatgagagagtttcgacataataaaaatttgttacctgagtcttccttaaaatttgatcagagtctcgtgctgataacgtgttgtaaaataaataaataaggaagagataacaaatataaaataagagGTATAATTATATAATCCTAATAGTAATATCtagaactttttctttttaatattgtattacTAGAAGTGAAATCCTTCATCATGAACCAAACTATGTGTTGAGCACAACTATGGCCATTTACAAAACGTCAGTGACGTTTTGTGTTtcttcaattaaaataatattttttattacaaaacgtcAGCGACGTTTTGTTCTTTcatgattaaaaaattttttttatcgcaAAACGTCAACGACGTTTTGTGTTACTACCACAACCGTGTAGAACACCAAAATgatcaaatatttttgtatttcacattaaaattattcatatataaaaattttagcctAATAT is a genomic window of Arachis ipaensis cultivar K30076 chromosome B06, Araip1.1, whole genome shotgun sequence containing:
- the LOC107645756 gene encoding AT-hook motif nuclear-localized protein 14 isoform X1 codes for the protein MEPNDNQLSSYFHQQQQQHHHQQQHHHQQHHQSAAAPSGVGATTAVSPTNGLLGNTDGAHSHMLYPHTVPSAVSSQLVEPPAKRKRGRPRKYGTPEQALAAKKASTTSSSAAHSFSPTSSSSAAKKSLPHQPRALGGSSFPSSSSKKSHSFGLGNAGQGFTPHVIAVAAGEDVGQKIMLFMQQSKREMCILSASGSISNASLRQPATSGGNVTYEGRFDIISLTGSYVRNELGNRSGGLSVCLSNTDGQIIGGGVGGPLKAAGPVQVIVGTFFVDSKKDSGPGAKGDASASKLPSPVGDSVSSLGYRPVDSTSGNPIRGNEEHQTMGGSHYMIQQLGLHMTPPRSTDWGSHPESRNSGYEMTGRTGPGAHQSPENGGYDQITD
- the LOC107645756 gene encoding AT-hook motif nuclear-localized protein 14 isoform X2; the encoded protein is MEPNDNQLSSYFHQQQQQHHHQQQHHHQQHHQSAAAPSGVGATTAVSPTNGLLGNTDGAHSHMLYPHTVPSAVSSQLVEPPAKRKRGRPRKYGTPEQALAAKKASTTSSSAAHSFSPTSSSSAAKKSLPHQPRALGGSSFPSSSSKKSHSFGLGNAGQGFTPHVIAVAAGEDVGQKIMLFMQQSKREMCILSASGSISNASLRQPATSGGNVTYEVIVGTFFVDSKKDSGPGAKGDASASKLPSPVGDSVSSLGYRPVDSTSGNPIRGNEEHQTMGGSHYMIQQLGLHMTPPRSTDWGSHPESRNSGYEMTGRTGPGAHQSPENGGYDQITD